One genomic window of Halolamina sediminis includes the following:
- a CDS encoding redoxin domain-containing protein, which translates to MDDTTPPAVGDDAPGFTAPTVDADGTTPRPLEAYLGETPTVLAFFPAAFSGTCTEEFCTFRDRLGPLASESATVLGISTDLPWALAEFREVESLPFPLVADNDGAICADYGVRTRYERLGIDGVARRSVFVLDADGAVTYRWLADDPGNEPDYEAVDEAVRNAADD; encoded by the coding sequence ATGGACGACACCACACCGCCGGCGGTCGGTGACGACGCACCGGGGTTCACCGCGCCAACTGTCGACGCCGACGGCACCACGCCCCGCCCGCTTGAGGCGTATCTCGGCGAAACGCCGACCGTGTTAGCCTTCTTCCCCGCCGCGTTCTCCGGCACCTGCACCGAGGAGTTCTGTACGTTCCGGGACCGGCTCGGTCCGCTGGCCAGCGAGTCGGCGACGGTGCTCGGAATCAGCACCGACCTCCCGTGGGCGCTCGCGGAGTTCCGTGAGGTGGAGTCGCTACCGTTCCCGCTGGTCGCCGACAACGACGGCGCGATCTGTGCGGACTACGGCGTCCGGACACGGTACGAACGCCTCGGCATCGACGGCGTCGCCCGCCGATCGGTGTTCGTTCTCGACGCCGACGGTGCGGTCACGTACCGTTGGCTGGCCGACGATCCCGGGAACGAGCCCGACTACGAGGCCGTCGACGAGGCGGTCCGGAACGCCGCGGACGACTGA
- a CDS encoding Sec-independent protein translocase subunit TatA/TatB: MFQTAPLQVPIPGGPELVIILLVLVLLFGANKIPKLARSTGQAMGEFQKGRQELNEELEEMKDGPDTDDDTTSSTTDDTEEETATETETSSN, from the coding sequence ATGTTCCAGACTGCGCCGCTTCAAGTACCGATCCCCGGGGGCCCCGAGCTCGTCATCATCCTCCTCGTGCTCGTGCTCCTGTTCGGCGCGAACAAGATCCCGAAGCTGGCTCGGTCGACCGGGCAAGCGATGGGTGAGTTCCAGAAGGGCCGACAGGAGCTCAACGAGGAGCTCGAAGAGATGAAGGACGGACCGGACACGGACGACGACACCACCTCCTCGACGACCGACGACACCGAGGAGGAGACGGCGACCGAGACCGAGACGTCGAGCAACTGA
- a CDS encoding metallophosphoesterase family protein: MRLVLLSDVHANEPALRAVLADLADESFDRLVCVGDIVGYGPDPAACLSLVRDHADVCVAGNHDREANTPERYSGHPTAGPGLEHTYEELGDDELAWLDELPERRRLEACSTTVAHSHPVPEHTDRYVYPADFSDVGSTVDTALLAMGHTHVQGAEMVGETLVVNPGSVGQPRDGEPGAAYAIVDTDDRTADLRRVEYDVNAVRERVRAAGLPDETWKRLLDGR; encoded by the coding sequence ATGCGTCTCGTACTCCTCTCGGACGTCCACGCGAACGAGCCCGCCCTCCGAGCCGTCCTCGCGGATCTCGCCGACGAGTCGTTCGATCGACTCGTCTGCGTCGGGGATATCGTCGGGTACGGTCCGGACCCGGCGGCCTGCCTCTCGCTCGTTCGTGACCACGCCGACGTCTGTGTCGCCGGAAACCACGACCGCGAGGCTAACACGCCCGAGCGATACAGCGGGCACCCTACCGCCGGCCCGGGGCTCGAACACACCTACGAGGAGCTCGGGGACGACGAACTCGCCTGGCTCGACGAACTCCCCGAGCGCCGGCGACTGGAAGCGTGTTCGACGACCGTCGCACACAGCCATCCGGTCCCCGAACACACCGACCGCTACGTCTACCCGGCGGATTTCTCGGATGTCGGCTCCACCGTCGACACCGCGCTCCTGGCGATGGGCCACACCCACGTCCAGGGGGCAGAGATGGTCGGCGAGACGCTCGTCGTCAACCCCGGCAGCGTCGGACAGCCCCGTGACGGGGAGCCGGGCGCCGCCTACGCGATCGTCGACACCGACGACCGGACGGCCGACCTCCGGCGGGTGGAGTACGACGTCAACGCGGTTCGGGAACGCGTCCGGGCCGCCGGACTGCCCGACGAGACGTGGAAGCGACTGCTGGACGGGCGCTAG
- a CDS encoding heavy metal translocating P-type ATPase — MSGDEPDDPREPPDEPSDGESLQLTVTEMDCPSCAGKVESSVRELDAVERVDPQVTTGTVTVNYDPEGTNPADVAERIEQAGYTVDSGVGEATETFTAPEMDCASCAGKVENAVDAVDGVTAYQTQPTTGKVTVTFDREQTSAGAVTRAVENAGYEVTESTADGDDGGVAETGTVWRSRRAIKTWISGVFTALGLLLEFVLTGANAELLAAGGVTLAIADVLFLAAVVVGGQEIVRGGYYSLRNRNLDIDLLMSLAIGGAVAVSLGFGEALYMEAATLAFLFSVAELLERYSMDKARNSLQELMDLSPDEATVRRDGEETTVPVDEVAVGDVVVVKPGEKIPLDGEVIDGESAVNQAPITGESVPVDKTPGDEVYAGTVNEQGYLELQVTSAAGENTLSRIIEMVEDAQSNKTEREQFVERFAGYYTPVVVAFAVLVTLASPSLLGVSTTQAIVYGLTLLVLACPCAFVISTPVSVVSGITSGAKNGVLIKGGNHLEAMGEVDAVALDKTGTLTVGELRVTDVVPLGDHTEADVLRCAKGLESRSEHPIGEAIVERAEARDVDDRRVDEFESITGKGVRAELDGRTHYAGKPGLFEELGFDLNHVHAATDGGAVTQKSQQLCERNDCVDLLETIVPDLQSEGKTVVLVGTDDEIEGVIAVADDVRPEAEQAVAALHDHGVEHVAMLTGDNERTARAIAEKVGVDEYRAELLPEDKVDAVQELDEAYGGVAMVGDGINDAPALATATVGVAMGAAGTDTAIETADIALMGDDLSRLPYLYELSHDANGVIRQNIWTSLAVKAALALAVPFGVVPIWAAVLVGDAGMTLGVTGNAMRLSRIQPENFGE; from the coding sequence ATGAGCGGCGACGAACCAGACGACCCGCGGGAACCACCCGACGAACCCAGCGACGGGGAGTCACTCCAGCTCACCGTCACGGAGATGGACTGCCCGTCCTGTGCCGGGAAAGTCGAGAGCAGCGTCCGCGAACTCGACGCCGTCGAGCGTGTCGACCCGCAGGTCACCACCGGCACGGTCACCGTGAACTACGACCCCGAGGGGACGAATCCCGCGGACGTGGCCGAGCGGATCGAACAGGCGGGCTACACGGTCGACTCCGGCGTCGGTGAGGCCACCGAGACGTTCACCGCCCCCGAGATGGACTGTGCCTCCTGCGCCGGCAAGGTGGAAAACGCGGTCGACGCCGTCGACGGCGTCACCGCCTACCAGACCCAGCCCACGACGGGGAAGGTCACAGTCACGTTCGACCGGGAGCAGACCTCCGCGGGGGCGGTCACGCGGGCGGTCGAGAACGCCGGCTACGAGGTGACGGAGTCGACGGCCGACGGCGACGACGGCGGCGTCGCCGAGACCGGGACTGTCTGGCGGAGCCGGCGGGCGATCAAGACGTGGATCAGCGGCGTCTTCACCGCGCTCGGCCTGCTGCTGGAGTTCGTGCTCACGGGGGCGAACGCCGAGCTCCTCGCCGCCGGGGGAGTGACGCTGGCGATCGCCGACGTCCTGTTCCTCGCCGCGGTCGTCGTCGGCGGGCAGGAGATCGTCCGCGGGGGCTACTACTCGCTGCGGAACCGCAACCTCGACATCGACCTGCTGATGAGCCTCGCGATCGGCGGCGCCGTCGCCGTCAGCCTCGGCTTCGGGGAGGCGCTGTACATGGAGGCCGCGACGCTGGCGTTCCTGTTCAGCGTCGCGGAGCTACTGGAACGCTACTCGATGGACAAGGCACGGAACTCGCTGCAGGAGCTGATGGATCTCTCGCCCGACGAGGCGACGGTGCGGCGCGACGGGGAGGAGACCACGGTCCCCGTCGACGAGGTCGCGGTCGGCGACGTGGTCGTCGTGAAGCCGGGGGAGAAGATCCCCCTCGACGGCGAGGTGATCGACGGCGAGAGCGCGGTCAATCAGGCGCCGATCACCGGCGAGAGCGTGCCCGTCGACAAGACGCCCGGCGACGAGGTGTACGCCGGGACGGTCAACGAACAGGGGTACCTCGAGCTACAGGTCACCTCCGCGGCCGGCGAGAACACGCTCTCCCGGATCATCGAGATGGTGGAGGACGCCCAGTCGAACAAGACCGAACGCGAGCAGTTCGTCGAACGGTTCGCGGGCTACTACACGCCGGTCGTGGTCGCCTTTGCGGTGCTGGTGACGCTGGCGTCGCCCTCGCTGCTCGGCGTCTCGACCACGCAGGCGATCGTCTACGGCCTGACGCTGCTGGTGCTCGCGTGTCCCTGCGCGTTCGTCATCTCCACGCCCGTCTCCGTGGTTTCGGGGATCACCAGCGGCGCGAAAAACGGCGTGCTGATCAAGGGGGGGAACCACCTCGAAGCGATGGGCGAGGTCGACGCCGTCGCCCTCGACAAGACGGGGACGCTCACCGTCGGCGAACTGCGCGTCACTGACGTCGTCCCGCTGGGGGACCACACCGAGGCGGACGTGCTTCGGTGTGCGAAGGGACTCGAATCGCGTTCGGAACACCCCATCGGCGAAGCGATCGTCGAACGCGCCGAGGCGCGGGATGTCGACGACCGCCGGGTCGACGAGTTCGAGAGCATCACCGGCAAGGGCGTCCGGGCGGAGCTCGACGGTCGGACCCACTACGCCGGGAAGCCGGGGCTGTTCGAGGAGCTCGGCTTCGACCTGAACCACGTCCACGCGGCGACCGACGGCGGGGCCGTCACGCAGAAGAGCCAGCAGCTGTGTGAGCGCAACGACTGCGTCGATCTGCTGGAGACGATCGTGCCGGACCTCCAGTCGGAGGGGAAGACGGTGGTCCTCGTCGGTACCGACGACGAGATCGAGGGCGTGATCGCCGTCGCCGACGACGTGCGTCCGGAGGCCGAGCAGGCGGTCGCCGCCCTCCACGATCACGGCGTCGAGCACGTCGCGATGCTGACGGGGGACAACGAACGGACCGCGCGTGCGATCGCCGAGAAGGTGGGCGTCGACGAGTACCGCGCGGAACTGCTCCCGGAGGACAAGGTCGACGCGGTGCAGGAGCTCGACGAGGCGTACGGCGGCGTCGCGATGGTCGGCGACGGGATCAACGACGCCCCCGCGCTCGCCACGGCGACCGTCGGCGTCGCGATGGGCGCGGCGGGCACCGACACCGCGATCGAGACCGCCGACATCGCGCTGATGGGCGACGACCTCTCGCGGCTGCCGTACCTCTACGAGCTCTCCCACGACGCCAACGGCGTGATCCGGCAGAACATCTGGACCAGTCTGGCGGTGAAGGCGGCGCTCGCGCTGGCGGTCCCGTTCGGGGTGGTACCGATCTGGGCGGCGGTACTGGTCGGCGACGCCGGGATGACGCTGGGCGTGACGGGGAACGCGATGCGGCTCTCCCGTATTCAGCCGGAGAATTTCGGGGAGTAA
- a CDS encoding AsnC family transcriptional regulator, whose translation MRDLDETDLRIIELLAADARRPYSEIGDDVGLSGPAVSDRIKRLQDSGVLKRFTVDVDRSQLRAGVPVFVRLVVDDGLAELRERVSMASAVEHLFVTADEELLFSARAEANGVRDWLTDLVGDADVRDREVRVLDEMEWSPALGGVEFALTCDECGNTVDSEGETERLGGDVYHFCCSSCRSRFVERYERMEEGAG comes from the coding sequence ATGCGAGATCTCGACGAGACCGACCTCCGGATCATCGAACTACTGGCCGCGGACGCCCGCCGACCGTACAGCGAGATCGGCGACGACGTTGGGCTCTCGGGACCGGCGGTGTCCGACCGCATAAAGCGGCTGCAGGACTCGGGTGTCCTGAAGCGGTTCACGGTCGACGTGGACCGCTCGCAGCTTCGGGCCGGCGTCCCCGTGTTCGTCCGCCTCGTCGTCGACGACGGGCTGGCCGAGCTCCGGGAGCGCGTCTCGATGGCGAGCGCCGTCGAGCACCTATTCGTCACCGCCGACGAGGAGCTGCTGTTTTCCGCCCGTGCCGAGGCCAACGGCGTGCGCGACTGGCTGACCGACCTCGTGGGCGACGCCGACGTGCGCGATCGCGAGGTGCGCGTCCTGGACGAGATGGAGTGGAGCCCCGCGCTGGGCGGGGTGGAGTTCGCGCTGACGTGTGACGAGTGCGGCAACACCGTCGACAGCGAGGGCGAGACCGAACGGCTGGGCGGCGACGTGTACCACTTCTGCTGTTCCTCCTGTCGGTCGCGGTTCGTGGAGCGCTACGAGCGGATGGAGGAAGGCGCGGGGTGA
- a CDS encoding ATPase, T2SS/T4P/T4SS family, whose protein sequence is MATDEGDSTPSPLDGEVQDGVEPGEGTGTAPDAVVGSYTWDDFLREHGESQAASALYRRFDETPGSERWGEEDRTLTPEDWERTDVDPAAYLGFPPWEIEARIGAAGRVAGDITDYSPLIGYDETPVIKDIYGWADYKREYFYDEEGKAPTDSDGEPVEFDPDTALGFPADSIDRTMADCERAGEELEELIDERTVDVDEEIDEDAFFSDTQGRTTVANRYDLEKTVPLAKKQHFRERDRYWVNKPYSYVVIFHSTKENEIKYYVVEPHLTQIEDELSDYLTDKLRASIKYEDEGGTAGDEDHRRSVIESRTRELLDRYDLYDEPDEPGERGGLGNRIADAFGLDPSGGVSGRVVDLLGYEEPIEGTRQLEGIEVRPEPVLLEEDEDTLNEYQVEKLLYYLERDFIGYERIDGIKHDINVEDISCDGYNSPVFVYHSDYEQIITNVYHGEDELDDFVVKLAQRSGKGISKRRPQVDATLPDGSRAQLTLGKEVSDHGTNYTIRQFKDVPFTPVDLINWQTFSLDQMAFLWLCIENHKSLIFAGGTASGKTTSLNAVSLFIPSNTKIVSIEDTREVELPQRNWIASVTRPSFSDDDKGDVDEFDLLEAALRQRPDYIVMGEIRGEEGRTLFQVMSTGHTTYTTFHADNVGEVLKRFTTEPINVSKTMFTALDLVSIQTSTRVQGHKVRRNKSLTEINHYDAENDEINVQDVYQWQAETDEFLKMGDSNTLEEIMFDRGWDRQRLDDEIFKRQTVLAYLIHEGLNTYTQVAATFQAFINDPETILSLMANDQLEASLEDLREMESVLIDIDPAKEEMVPRPDPNDEIFEQTAGILEEAEERLFEKYYGETPDDVADALVDSQPQGDVEATPDAAGELPSGTEEGVELDEPEGPALDDVDGEDSADESTPELEPGDDEPDDDEPEDDETADAAGPDFDGADTDRTEADREPEEGGDADEESDEPPTGASASAVDGGENDQPEDDGVDESHEPAIQWDPEGDEWDDPSDLTTHPEPEDSEFGSSDDGTEGSLFDSDDDAEPDESLFDSDDGTGTEESGLGSSDDDAEPEESLFDSEDESDDLDDLFRSPSDTEPDDLFRSGADDEEGEE, encoded by the coding sequence ATGGCTACCGACGAGGGGGACTCGACCCCGAGCCCGCTCGATGGGGAAGTGCAGGACGGGGTCGAGCCCGGGGAGGGGACCGGGACGGCTCCGGACGCCGTCGTCGGCTCGTACACGTGGGACGATTTCCTTCGGGAACACGGTGAGAGCCAAGCGGCGAGCGCGCTCTACCGGCGGTTCGACGAGACGCCGGGTAGCGAGCGCTGGGGGGAGGAGGATCGCACGCTCACGCCCGAGGACTGGGAGCGGACCGACGTGGATCCCGCGGCGTATCTGGGGTTTCCGCCGTGGGAGATCGAGGCCCGGATCGGCGCAGCCGGCCGGGTCGCGGGGGATATCACCGACTACTCACCGCTGATCGGCTACGACGAGACGCCGGTCATCAAGGACATCTACGGCTGGGCGGACTACAAACGCGAGTACTTCTACGACGAGGAGGGGAAGGCGCCGACCGACAGCGACGGCGAACCCGTCGAGTTCGACCCCGACACGGCGCTGGGGTTCCCCGCCGACAGCATCGACCGGACGATGGCCGACTGCGAGCGGGCGGGCGAGGAGCTCGAGGAGCTGATCGACGAGCGCACCGTCGACGTGGACGAGGAGATCGACGAGGACGCGTTCTTCTCTGACACGCAGGGGCGGACGACCGTCGCCAACCGCTACGACTTGGAGAAGACCGTCCCGCTGGCGAAGAAACAGCATTTCCGGGAGCGGGACCGCTACTGGGTGAACAAGCCCTACTCCTACGTGGTGATCTTCCACTCCACGAAGGAGAACGAGATCAAGTACTACGTCGTCGAGCCCCACCTCACCCAGATCGAGGACGAGCTCAGCGACTACCTGACCGACAAGCTGCGGGCGTCGATCAAGTACGAGGACGAGGGCGGCACCGCGGGCGACGAGGACCACCGCCGGTCGGTGATCGAGAGCCGGACCCGGGAGCTGCTCGATCGCTACGACCTCTACGACGAGCCCGACGAGCCGGGCGAGCGCGGCGGGCTGGGCAACCGCATCGCCGACGCGTTCGGCCTCGACCCGAGCGGCGGGGTCTCCGGCCGCGTCGTCGACCTACTGGGCTACGAGGAACCGATCGAGGGCACCCGGCAGTTGGAGGGGATCGAAGTCCGGCCCGAGCCCGTGCTGCTCGAAGAGGACGAGGACACGCTCAACGAGTACCAGGTCGAGAAGCTGCTGTACTATCTCGAACGGGACTTCATCGGCTACGAGCGCATCGACGGGATCAAACACGACATCAACGTCGAGGACATCTCGTGTGACGGCTACAACTCACCCGTCTTCGTCTACCACTCGGACTACGAGCAGATCATCACCAACGTCTACCACGGCGAGGACGAGCTCGACGACTTCGTCGTGAAGCTGGCCCAGCGCTCGGGGAAGGGTATCTCGAAACGCCGGCCGCAGGTCGACGCGACGCTCCCGGACGGCTCCCGTGCCCAGCTCACGCTGGGGAAGGAAGTCTCCGACCACGGCACCAACTACACGATCCGCCAGTTCAAGGACGTGCCGTTCACGCCGGTCGACCTGATCAACTGGCAGACGTTCAGCCTGGACCAGATGGCCTTTCTCTGGCTCTGTATCGAGAACCACAAGTCGCTGATCTTCGCCGGCGGGACGGCCTCCGGGAAGACCACCAGCCTGAACGCCGTTTCGCTCTTTATCCCCTCGAACACGAAGATCGTCTCGATCGAGGACACCCGCGAGGTCGAACTGCCCCAGCGCAACTGGATCGCGTCGGTCACCCGGCCCTCGTTCTCCGACGACGACAAGGGCGACGTCGACGAGTTCGACCTGCTGGAGGCCGCGCTCCGCCAGCGCCCCGACTACATCGTGATGGGCGAGATCCGCGGGGAGGAGGGGCGGACGCTGTTCCAGGTCATGTCCACGGGCCACACCACGTACACGACGTTCCACGCCGACAACGTCGGCGAGGTGCTGAAGCGGTTCACCACCGAGCCGATCAACGTCTCGAAGACGATGTTCACCGCGCTGGACCTCGTCTCGATCCAGACCTCCACCCGGGTGCAGGGCCACAAGGTTCGCCGGAACAAGTCGCTCACGGAGATCAACCACTACGACGCCGAGAACGACGAGATCAACGTGCAGGACGTCTACCAGTGGCAGGCCGAGACCGACGAGTTCCTGAAGATGGGCGACTCGAACACCTTAGAGGAGATCATGTTCGACCGCGGGTGGGACCGCCAGCGGCTCGACGACGAGATATTCAAGCGCCAGACGGTGCTGGCGTACCTGATCCACGAGGGGCTCAACACGTACACGCAGGTGGCGGCGACGTTCCAGGCGTTCATCAACGACCCCGAGACGATCCTCTCGCTGATGGCTAACGACCAGCTCGAAGCGTCGCTGGAGGACCTCCGGGAGATGGAGTCCGTGCTGATCGACATCGATCCCGCGAAGGAGGAGATGGTCCCCCGCCCCGACCCTAACGACGAGATCTTCGAACAGACTGCGGGGATCCTCGAAGAGGCGGAGGAGCGGCTGTTCGAGAAGTACTACGGCGAGACCCCCGACGACGTCGCCGACGCGCTGGTCGACAGCCAGCCACAGGGCGACGTGGAAGCGACACCCGACGCCGCCGGCGAGCTCCCCAGCGGGACCGAGGAGGGCGTCGAACTCGACGAGCCCGAGGGGCCGGCGCTGGACGACGTGGACGGGGAGGACAGCGCGGACGAGTCGACGCCGGAGCTCGAACCGGGCGACGACGAACCGGACGACGACGAGCCGGAAGACGACGAAACCGCCGACGCCGCCGGGCCCGACTTCGACGGAGCCGATACCGATCGGACAGAGGCCGACCGAGAGCCCGAGGAGGGGGGAGACGCCGACGAGGAGAGTGACGAACCCCCGACCGGCGCGAGCGCATCGGCCGTCGATGGGGGCGAGAACGATCAGCCCGAGGATGACGGCGTCGACGAGTCTCACGAGCCGGCGATCCAGTGGGACCCGGAAGGCGACGAGTGGGACGATCCGAGCGACCTGACGACCCATCCGGAGCCCGAGGATTCGGAGTTCGGCTCGTCCGACGACGGAACGGAGGGATCGCTGTTCGACTCCGACGACGACGCGGAGCCGGACGAATCACTGTTCGACTCCGACGACGGCACGGGGACGGAGGAATCGGGGTTGGGTTCGTCCGATGACGACGCGGAGCCGGAGGAGTCGCTGTTCGACTCCGAGGACGAATCGGACGATCTGGACGATCTGTTCCGGAGCCCGTCCGACACCGAACCGGACGATCTGTTCCGGAGTGGGGCCGACGACGAGGAGGGCGAGGAGTAG
- a CDS encoding type II secretion system F family protein yields MSLELGEGRDDDWGTLADAFYPLYRFLFDTEGDFVGNVEEKLTEARMNQAVELYLSRALAVGVLVGGLLWAFGSLLGWAIFEFGLVTPESLSLGIPAGNAQTAAMLRAATVPVAILLSGLVFGSIGFLMGFGTLAAIPYSRASARKREINMLLSDSVSYMYALSVGGLNQLEILESMAEADDTYGEVAKEFQSIVNETEYFGTDYRNAVRKQSMETPSDELSQFLTDMLSIINSGGDMEQFLYDKKEKHMRTAKQEQETTLETLELFGEMYMTLSLFPLLLIIILVVMSMMGSGREQLIYGTVYALIPLTGVGFLVMISTVKQDEIGDGYLSPQDGSERLEASQREGLIHLGLIEAFTGRFSVFNRIKSREGNYKTKQLLSAPQIFFRDNPLFTLALTVPTAAAVVAVLFVNGAMPTAWDGMIANPIWGTFAWYYIPSYMVLLPLAVFYEWNGLTRRSITGKLSENLRKLSSANDTGQTLLESIETVSDTSTGKLADEFEVMYAKVNYGMSLREAMVEFNNKYHIPRLARTIKLISEAQEASSQITDVLSTAAQSSENQDDIERERKSRTRMQVAIILMTYLTLLAVMAILKVQFLDTMASMGGSGGGEAAGAGGLSFGASIDTQLLSLLFFHAVTLQAVLSGIISGYIRDAQIISGVKFVVILQTLALAVWVVVV; encoded by the coding sequence ATGAGCCTGGAACTCGGCGAGGGTCGCGACGACGACTGGGGGACGCTGGCGGACGCGTTCTACCCATTGTACCGCTTCCTGTTCGACACGGAGGGCGATTTCGTCGGCAACGTCGAGGAGAAGCTGACCGAGGCTCGGATGAACCAGGCGGTCGAGCTCTACCTCTCTCGAGCGCTCGCAGTCGGCGTGCTGGTCGGCGGCCTGCTCTGGGCGTTCGGCAGCCTGCTCGGCTGGGCGATCTTCGAGTTCGGGCTGGTGACTCCGGAGTCGCTCAGCCTCGGTATCCCCGCCGGGAACGCCCAAACCGCAGCGATGCTCAGGGCGGCGACGGTGCCCGTGGCGATCCTGCTGTCGGGGCTGGTGTTCGGCAGCATCGGGTTCCTGATGGGGTTCGGCACGCTGGCGGCGATCCCCTACTCCCGGGCGTCGGCCCGCAAGCGGGAGATCAACATGCTGCTCTCGGACTCGGTCTCCTACATGTACGCGCTGTCGGTCGGGGGGCTGAACCAACTCGAGATACTCGAGTCGATGGCCGAGGCCGACGACACGTACGGCGAGGTCGCAAAGGAGTTCCAGAGCATCGTCAACGAGACGGAGTACTTCGGCACCGACTACCGGAACGCGGTGCGCAAGCAGTCGATGGAGACCCCAAGTGACGAGCTCTCGCAGTTCCTCACGGACATGCTCTCGATCATCAACTCCGGGGGGGACATGGAGCAGTTCCTCTACGACAAGAAGGAGAAGCACATGCGCACCGCCAAGCAGGAGCAGGAAACCACACTGGAGACCTTGGAGCTGTTCGGCGAGATGTACATGACGCTGTCGCTGTTCCCGCTCCTGCTGATCATCATCCTCGTCGTGATGAGCATGATGGGCAGCGGCCGGGAGCAGCTCATCTACGGCACCGTCTACGCGCTGATCCCGCTGACGGGGGTCGGCTTTCTCGTGATGATCTCGACGGTAAAACAGGACGAGATCGGCGACGGCTACCTCTCGCCACAGGACGGCAGCGAGCGGCTCGAAGCCAGCCAGCGGGAGGGGTTGATCCACCTCGGCCTGATCGAGGCGTTCACGGGACGGTTCAGCGTGTTCAACCGCATCAAGTCCCGCGAGGGGAACTACAAGACGAAACAGCTGCTGTCGGCGCCACAGATCTTCTTCCGGGACAACCCTCTGTTTACGCTTGCGCTCACGGTGCCGACGGCGGCCGCGGTGGTGGCCGTCCTGTTCGTCAACGGCGCGATGCCGACGGCGTGGGACGGGATGATCGCGAACCCGATCTGGGGGACGTTTGCGTGGTACTACATCCCCTCGTACATGGTGCTGCTCCCGCTGGCGGTGTTCTACGAGTGGAACGGGCTCACCCGGCGGTCGATCACCGGGAAGCTTTCGGAGAACCTCCGGAAGCTCTCCTCGGCCAACGACACCGGACAGACGCTACTCGAATCGATCGAGACGGTCTCTGACACCTCGACGGGGAAGCTCGCCGACGAGTTCGAGGTGATGTACGCGAAGGTGAACTACGGGATGAGCCTGCGGGAGGCGATGGTCGAGTTCAACAACAAGTACCACATCCCGCGGCTGGCCCGGACGATCAAGCTGATCTCGGAAGCACAGGAGGCGTCCAGCCAGATCACCGACGTGCTGTCGACTGCGGCCCAGTCCTCCGAGAACCAGGACGACATCGAACGGGAGCGCAAGTCCCGTACCCGGATGCAGGTCGCGATCATCCTGATGACGTATCTCACGCTGCTTGCGGTGATGGCGATCCTGAAGGTACAGTTCCTCGACACCATGGCGTCGATGGGCGGGAGCGGCGGCGGCGAAGCGGCCGGCGCCGGCGGGCTCAGCTTCGGCGCCAGCATCGACACCCAGCTGCTCTCGCTGCTGTTCTTTCACGCGGTGACGCTGCAGGCGGTGCTCTCGGGGATCATCTCGGGGTACATCCGCGACGCCCAGATCATCTCGGGGGTGAAGTTCGTCGTGATCCTGCAGACGCTTGCGCTGGCGGTCTGGGTGGTGGTCGTATGA
- a CDS encoding DUF7287 family protein — MSRREVVGDRRGQTVLDYAIGIGIFLVAVTFVVATIPGMFSPFLGAGDTQVADRTATSLATERLGAPDQPYVLDRDCTVAFFEQLNGSDPPAEGCRFDTNATTLQEMFGLDSGQSVQIRIENTTDTAALGTHQAGGEPPSSVSVTTARRVVSIDGENYWLEVRAW; from the coding sequence ATGAGCCGCCGGGAGGTCGTCGGCGATCGGCGGGGCCAGACCGTACTCGACTACGCCATCGGGATCGGGATCTTCCTCGTGGCGGTCACGTTCGTCGTCGCCACGATTCCGGGGATGTTCTCGCCGTTTCTCGGCGCGGGCGACACGCAGGTCGCCGACCGGACCGCCACCTCGCTGGCGACCGAGCGGCTGGGCGCGCCCGACCAGCCGTACGTGCTCGATCGGGACTGCACGGTCGCGTTTTTCGAACAGCTGAACGGCAGCGACCCGCCGGCGGAGGGCTGCCGGTTCGACACGAACGCGACCACGCTGCAGGAGATGTTCGGCCTCGACTCCGGGCAGTCGGTCCAGATCCGGATCGAGAACACGACCGACACCGCGGCGCTCGGGACACACCAAGCGGGGGGCGAGCCGCCGAGCAGCGTCTCGGTGACGACCGCGCGGCGGGTCGTCTCGATCGACGGGGAGAACTACTGGCTGGAGGTGCGTGCGTGGTGA